One part of the Ziziphus jujuba cultivar Dongzao chromosome 2, ASM3175591v1 genome encodes these proteins:
- the LOC112489340 gene encoding putative disease resistance protein At3g14460, whose protein sequence is MGCQSLSCLPADMSRLVNLCYLDFSNTKVTEMPLQICELKRLQHLEPAFLVDHNGGRNIKDLGNLQDLRGSFWIKNIENIINVGDVSKAKLKDKRHITCLRLEWCGETDDSEKSRVVLEKLQPHTNVQDLRIWNYQGTGFPSWIGHHSFSHIVSLYLLNCKNCYLLPSLGQLPSLKDLNIWGLEMVERIGDEFYSCSSTSIGSSSMINTPVPFKSLEILYLGDLRELREWKEWSLMMGGDVGGSEGTGAFPQLRKLSLRECPNINGACLPCNLPSSTTLQIFSGCQQVVASLQSHQLPWLGELQLIRCSELESFPPQGGLPTNIHTIQILGCEKLESLAKKGWPSNLKSLEICDCKNLFMDVGSFPEEGQLPTTLTCLKLESLPKLKTLNGKALRDMVCLQQLTIDDCRGVQCLVEEGLPDSLSELNIIWCNSLIKRCQRDTGEDWPKIAHIPHIEITAGKSFQY, encoded by the coding sequence ATGGGCTGTCAATCTCTTTCTTGTTTACCAGCTGATATGTCAAGATTGGTCAACCTATGCTATCTGGACTTTTCGAATACAAAGGTGACAGAGATGCCACTGCAAATTTGTGAATTGAAACGTTTGCAACATTTAGAACCTGCCTTTCTTGTAGACCATAATGGCGGACGTAATATTAAAGACTTGGGTAATCTTCAAGATCTGCGTGGttctttttggataaaaaatattgaaaatataataaatgttgGAGATGTTTCAAAAGCCAAATTGAAAGATAAGAGGCATATTACATGTCTTCGATTGGAGTGGTGTGGTGAAACAGATGATTCAGAGAAATCACGAGTGGTACTTGAAAAGCTTCAACCTCACACAAATGTCCAAGACCTAAGAATTTGGAATTACCAAGGTACAGGGTTTCCAAGTTGGATAGGGCATCATTCATTTAGTCACATAGTATCTCTGTACCTACTTAATTGTAAAAATTGTTACTTGCTTCCGTCACTTGGACAGCTTCCCTCCTTGAAAGATCTTAATATTTGGGGATTAGAAATGGTGGAGAGAATAGGTGATGAATTTTATTCCTGCAGCAGCACTAGTATTGGTTCTTCTTCCATGATTAATACACCAGTACCATTCAAGTCCTTGGAAATTTTATACCTTGGTGATCTAAGAGAATTAAGAGAATGGAAGGAGTGGTCTTTAATGATGGGAGGAGATGTTGGAGGAAGTGAAGGTACTGGAGCCTTCCCACAACTTAGAAAGCTTAGTTTAAGAGAATGTCCCAACATAAATGGGGCCTGCTTACCTTGTAATCTTCCATCCTCCACAACTCTTCAAATCTTCTCTGGATGCCAACAAGTGGTGGCTTCACTCCAAAGTCATCAACTTCCATGGCTGGGTGAATTGCAGCTAATTCGTTGCTCAGAGTTGGAGTCATTTCCGCCACAAGGTGGATTGCCCACCAATATCCATACAATTCAAATTTTGGGTTGTGAAAAATTGGAGTCACTTGCAAAAAAGGGATGGCCTTCAAATTTAAAGTCACTTGAAATTTGCGATTGCAAAAACCTATTCATGGACGTGGGTTCATTTCCGGAGGAGGGGCAACTTCCAACAACTCTGACTTGTCTTAAGCTTGAATCTCTTCCAAAGCTTAAAACATTAAATGGAAAGGCTCTTCGAGACATGGTATGCCTTCAACAACTGACTATTGATGATTGCCGTGGGGTGCAATGCTTGGTAGAAGAAGGGCTGCCCGATTCTCTTTCTGAGTTGAATATCATATGGTGTAATTCTCTAATCAAACGGTGCCAGAGAGATACAGGGGAAGATTGGCCAAAAATTGCACACATCCCTCACATAGAGATCACGGCTGGTAAgtcatttcaatattaa